One Streptomyces sp. NBC_00554 DNA segment encodes these proteins:
- a CDS encoding maleylpyruvate isomerase N-terminal domain-containing protein has product MTRPSPSPVHDRYAARIIDQTARLTSAVEGADATASVPGCPGWTLAQLLRHVGGAHRWAETVVRTRATEPVSDEQVNDVTPDADDDLAALADWLTEGAALLADTLRATGSEVPVWTVAPGGTPHFWARRMTYETVVHRFDATAAVGGTFILDADVAFDGLDEWVEFSTLPQAYESDSARRDLLGPDRTLHIHATDAPEGTGEWLIDLTGEPITWSRTHKQSTATVRGPLTDLLLLLYRRRSPAPAEAVEVLGEKGLFTAWRNGAGYWLRK; this is encoded by the coding sequence ATGACGCGTCCGAGCCCCAGCCCGGTCCACGACCGATATGCCGCCCGAATCATCGACCAGACCGCCCGGCTGACCTCGGCCGTCGAAGGCGCGGACGCCACCGCGTCCGTACCCGGCTGCCCCGGCTGGACCCTCGCCCAGTTGCTGCGCCACGTCGGCGGCGCGCACCGCTGGGCCGAGACGGTCGTACGGACCCGGGCCACCGAGCCCGTCTCGGACGAGCAGGTCAACGACGTCACACCCGACGCGGACGACGACCTTGCCGCGCTGGCCGACTGGCTCACGGAGGGAGCCGCCCTGCTCGCGGACACACTGCGGGCGACGGGTTCGGAGGTCCCGGTGTGGACAGTGGCCCCGGGCGGCACCCCGCACTTCTGGGCGCGCCGCATGACGTACGAAACCGTCGTGCACCGTTTCGACGCGACCGCTGCGGTCGGCGGGACGTTCATCCTCGACGCGGACGTCGCGTTCGACGGCCTCGACGAGTGGGTCGAGTTCAGCACCTTGCCGCAGGCCTACGAGTCGGATTCAGCACGGCGCGATCTGCTCGGCCCCGACCGCACCCTCCACATCCATGCCACCGATGCCCCCGAGGGGACGGGGGAGTGGCTGATCGACCTCACGGGCGAACCCATCACATGGAGCCGCACGCACAAGCAGTCGACCGCCACGGTACGCGGCCCGCTTACGGATCTCCTGCTCCTCCTGTATCGGCGCCGCTCGCCGGCCCCCGCCGAGGCCGTCGAAGTCCTGGGCGAGAAGGGCCTGTTCACCGCTTGGCGGAACGGGGCCGGCTACTGGCTGCGCAAGTGA
- a CDS encoding glycoside hydrolase family 76 protein: protein MTDLQGDNVVRRRLVGLLLATVVAAATLIPLSTPASAATTVCALYCDTRDPSLARQDTFPVPTKDLNGRQLKLHVSDADDMAWASIDGGTAGDSVWIDRSWDGGTTWDGLLGKASVPGTWTGTRTLMYNITDPGNRKRGLVRACGDANTVGCTNWVYPTVCDTLCDGTDPGQAAGDDQPVPSTTIYGRTVRLHVDQKNSMAWGSIEGGGAGDEIWLDRSWNGGTSWPDGSSLGRTGTPSGSTATRTKMFATRDPRGLLYGGAVRACGREAGHNEGSCTAWVRPAPTRGRAAADALMASYDPYEGWWKSSWWNSAATLTALIDYAKTSGTHDYDWVIARTFDQNKGIFPAGVRSSDAIEGNFTSRAIDDAGWWAIAWLDAYDYTGDARYLNMAVTIANYVQGYWDPSTCGGGVWWDRERTYKNAVTNGQYLWLTAALHQRISGDTVWLQRAKTAAAWYKSSGMINSAGLVNDGLTSACANNGSTVWSYNQGLAIGGFLELSKATGDTSLLTTARTLADAAMSSSQLTRNGVLTESCDVGSAACDDNQKQFKGIFMRHFRELAKATGSTAYTSYIQKQSDTIWANDRTSLNALGERWAGTSPNQTDWRTQASALGAITAAGG, encoded by the coding sequence ATGACGGACCTGCAAGGAGACAACGTTGTCAGACGACGGCTGGTCGGACTGCTCCTCGCGACCGTGGTCGCCGCCGCGACACTGATCCCCCTGTCGACGCCGGCTTCCGCGGCCACCACGGTGTGCGCCCTGTACTGCGACACACGTGATCCCTCGCTGGCCCGGCAGGACACCTTCCCGGTGCCCACCAAGGACCTGAACGGCCGTCAGCTGAAACTCCATGTCTCCGACGCCGACGACATGGCGTGGGCCAGCATCGACGGCGGCACGGCCGGGGACTCGGTCTGGATCGACCGGTCCTGGGACGGCGGGACCACCTGGGACGGACTGCTGGGCAAGGCGAGCGTTCCCGGCACGTGGACCGGCACCAGAACGCTGATGTACAACATCACCGACCCCGGCAACCGCAAACGCGGTCTGGTCCGCGCCTGCGGCGACGCGAACACGGTGGGCTGCACGAACTGGGTGTACCCGACCGTCTGCGACACGCTCTGCGACGGAACCGACCCCGGCCAGGCGGCCGGTGACGACCAGCCGGTGCCGTCGACCACCATCTACGGGCGCACGGTCCGGCTGCACGTCGACCAGAAGAACTCCATGGCCTGGGGCAGCATCGAGGGCGGCGGCGCCGGCGACGAGATCTGGCTCGACCGTTCCTGGAACGGCGGGACGAGCTGGCCGGACGGGTCCTCGCTCGGCCGCACCGGCACACCGTCCGGTTCCACCGCGACCCGCACCAAGATGTTCGCCACCCGCGACCCGCGCGGTCTCCTGTACGGCGGCGCGGTCCGCGCCTGCGGGCGGGAAGCCGGCCACAACGAGGGCAGTTGCACAGCCTGGGTCCGCCCCGCTCCGACCAGGGGCCGTGCGGCTGCGGACGCGCTGATGGCGTCGTACGACCCGTACGAAGGCTGGTGGAAGAGCAGTTGGTGGAACTCCGCCGCGACCCTCACCGCCCTCATCGACTACGCCAAGACCTCCGGCACGCACGACTACGACTGGGTGATCGCGCGTACCTTCGACCAGAACAAGGGCATCTTCCCCGCGGGCGTGCGCAGTTCGGACGCGATCGAGGGCAACTTCACCAGCCGGGCCATCGACGACGCGGGCTGGTGGGCCATCGCCTGGCTGGACGCGTACGACTACACCGGCGACGCCCGCTATCTGAACATGGCGGTCACCATCGCCAACTACGTCCAGGGGTACTGGGACCCCAGCACCTGTGGCGGCGGCGTGTGGTGGGACCGCGAGCGCACGTACAAGAACGCGGTGACGAACGGGCAGTACCTCTGGCTGACCGCGGCTCTGCACCAGCGCATCTCCGGCGACACCGTCTGGCTCCAGCGCGCCAAGACAGCCGCCGCCTGGTACAAGTCCAGCGGCATGATCAACTCCGCGGGACTGGTGAACGACGGACTGACCTCGGCCTGCGCCAACAACGGCAGCACCGTGTGGAGTTACAACCAGGGACTGGCCATCGGCGGGTTCCTCGAGCTGTCGAAAGCGACCGGGGACACCTCGCTGCTCACCACCGCCCGAACCCTGGCCGACGCCGCGATGAGCAGCTCGCAGCTCACCAGGAACGGTGTGCTCACCGAATCCTGCGACGTCGGCTCAGCGGCCTGCGACGACAACCAGAAGCAGTTCAAGGGCATCTTCATGCGCCACTTCCGCGAACTCGCCAAGGCCACCGGATCCACCGCCTACACGTCGTACATCCAGAAGCAGTCGGACACGATCTGGGCGAACGACCGCACCTCCCTCAACGCACTCGGCGAACGCTGGGCCGGCACCAGCCCCAATCAGACCGACTGGCGCACGCAGGCCAGCGCTCTGGGCGCCATCACCGCGGCGGGTGGGTGA